A genomic window from Chrysoperla carnea chromosome 3, inChrCarn1.1, whole genome shotgun sequence includes:
- the LOC123294539 gene encoding 5-hydroxytryptamine receptor-like, whose protein sequence is MPFGAIYEISKGWSLGPEYCDMWTSSDVLCCTASILHLVAIAVDRYWAVTNVDYIHTRNGNRIGGMIVVVWSVALIVSLAPQFGWKDDQYLDRINKERRCLPSQDIGYQIFATCSTFYVPLLVILILYWKIFQTARKRIHRRREQRVPDSLSSKTNNNSNDARITKNFLTKRKFLRMKKCKSKKKSTAAEALVSSLVMVEGHSTTTVDVVQEFDEKASSGNHPNNEETTTAFTISKSTGTTETAMPMESAPTESKVGATSNNVSPEKSSATTTNNGSASHQSHISDISRVEILTKDQQLSITTPQATATHTAPSPGLLHPHDHNKDKNSNSNIATLTRDNRRDKKESLEAKRERKAAKTLAIITGAFVVCWLPFFVMALVMPLCSSCVINDYVASIFLWLGYFNSTLNPVIYTIFSPEFRQAFTRILCGARSGPGGARGTRNFRSGKIR, encoded by the exons aTTAGTAAAGGATGGAGTTTAGGACCAGAATATTGCGATATGTGGACATCGAGTGATGTGCTTTGTTGTACTGCTTCAATATTACATTTAGTGGCTATTGCTGTAGAtag ATATTGGGCGGTAACAAATGTCGATTACATTCATACCCGAAACGGAAATCGAATCGGAGGTATGATTGTAGTTGTATGGTCGGTTGCATTAATTGTATCATTAGCACCCCAGTTTGGTTGGAAAGACGATCAATATTTGGATCGGATCAACAAAGAACGCCGTTGCTTACCAAGTCAAGATATTGGCTATCAAATATTTGCAACATGTTCAACATTCTACGTGCCTCTACTTGTAATATTAATCTTGTATTGGAAAATATTCCAAACAGCTCGAAAACGAATCCATCGGCGGCGAGAACAACGTGTACCGGATAGTTTATCATCGAAAaccaataataatagtaatgatgcaagaataacgaaaaattttctaacaaaacggaaatttttacgtatgaaaaaatgtaaaagtaagaaaaaatctACGGCCGCGGAAGCGTTAGTTTCATCGTTGGTTATGGTAGAAGGACATTCAACGACCACAGTGGACGTGGTACAGGAATTCGATGAGAAAGCGTCAAGTGGTAATCATCCAAACAATGAAGAAACTACAACCGCGTTTACGATATCAAAAAGTACGGGAACAACTGAGACCGCAATGCCTATGGAAAGCGCTCCAACAGAAAGTAAGGTAGGTGCAACTTCGAATAATGTTTCGCCAGAGAAATCTTCTGCTACAACAACGAATAATGGTTCAGCAAGTCATCAAAGTCATATAAGTGATATCAGTCGTGTGGAAATATTAACAAAAGATCAACAATTGAGTATAACGACTCCCCAAGCAACGGCCACGCATACGGCACCTTCACCAGGATTACTTCATCCGCACGAtcataataaagataaaaacagTAATAGCAACATCGCTACGCTAACACGTGATAATCGACGcgataaaaaagaaagtttagaAGCGAAGCGAGAACGAAAAGCAGCAAAGACTTTAGCAATTATTACCGGTGCGTTTGTTGTTTGCTGGTTACCATTTTTTGTGATGGCCCTGGTGATGCCACTTTGTTCCAGTTGTGTTATAAATGATTATGTAGcaagtatatttttatggttagGTTATTTTAATTCAACACTGAATCCtgtaatatatacaatatttagtCCTGAATTTAGACAAGCGTTTACACGTATCTTATGTGGGGCACGAAGTGGGCCAGGTGGTGCTCGAGGCACTCGTAATTTCCGTTCGGgtaaaattagataa